The window GTCCTCCGCCCCGGGCGGACCCGGAGGGACTTCCTGCGGTCGCCGGCGCCGGGCGCCCGGGGCCGCAACACGCGGTGAGCGGCTTTCTGATCCGCCGGCTGGCGCTCTCCGTGAGCGCGATGCTCGGCGTGATCTTGATCGTGTTCGTCCTGCTGCACGCGACCGGCGACCCCGCCACGCTGCTGGCGCAGCAGGACGCGACGCGTCTCGACATCGAGCGGATCCGGCAGGCCTACGGTCTCGACCAGCCGCTCGTGGTGCAGTTTGCGCACTTCATCGCGCGGGTTGCCCGAGGCGACCTGGGGTATTCATACCGCCAGGGGTTGCCGGTGACTGCACTGATCGGCGAGCGGTTGGGCGCGACCTTCGAGCTGGCGTTCGCCGCGTTCGCGGTGGCGATGTGCCTCGGCGTGGCGGCCGGCATGGTCGCCGCGGCCCGGCGCGGATCGGGCGTCGATACCGCCGCCATGGCGATGGCGCTCCTCGGCACGAGCATGCCGAGTTTCTGGCTGGGCCTGCTGCTGATCATCGTCTTCGGCGTCATGCTGGGCTGGCTGCCGATCTCGGGCTA of the bacterium genome contains:
- a CDS encoding ABC transporter permease codes for the protein MSGFLIRRLALSVSAMLGVILIVFVLLHATGDPATLLAQQDATRLDIERIRQAYGLDQPLVVQFAHFIARVARGDLGYSYRQGLPVTALIGERLGATFELAFAAFAVAMCLGVAAGMVAAARRGSGVDTAAMAMALLGTSMPSFWLGLLLIIVFGVMLGWLPISGYGGLDHLVMPAFVLGGFYAAQVSRLTRTSMLEVLAQDYIRTGYAKGLAGRVVLFKHALRNAALPVLTVLGLSFGQMLGGALIVESIFAWPGMGRLAVQAVLQRDFPIVQGATIMGAAVFLAVNLAVDLIYGWVDPRLRGASQGA